A single genomic interval of Porphyromonas sp. oral taxon 275 harbors:
- a CDS encoding S41 family peptidase, translating to MQELKDANAQPSQPEAPAPKSKGGRLLRWLAYITIICLLFLGGIFTGVYLGLGRSSAGLGKLGTIYGLIERYYVDSVDFDSLQEQALPLILSQLDPHSVYLNAEANRQETEGLEGSFAGIGVQFNTLLDTVVVVRVIEGGPSERAGLKPGDRILKAGQTNLVKDSITTEEIMKALKGPEDTVVRLLIKRGVKTFESAVVRGAVPVSSIDAAYMIRPHVLYVRLNKWGAQTPQEFQQAWADHASEGIERILIDLRDNGGGYLQAATTLLSEFLDKGNLLVYNQGAHYPRENFTSPRTGRLRQTPVTVLVNENSASASEIFSGAMQDLDRALIVGRRTFGKGLVQVPFTLSDSSVLRLTVARYYTPSGRSIQKSYAKGLEAYAEDIEERYLHGELFSADSVSRPDTTRYYTRMGRVVYGGGGITPDIFVPRDSTGLNAYYVRLMRSGTLMRFAFSYADAHRTELLAHQTASALDKHLQGIGDQLVSSYAVYAQRYGVPQRPGMLLECAPLLRRDLIALIADLIGGDRNLFYELRNERDPEVIKALEILESPDWKPKKG from the coding sequence ATGCAAGAACTCAAGGACGCAAACGCCCAGCCCTCCCAGCCCGAGGCTCCAGCCCCCAAGTCCAAGGGGGGACGCCTCCTGCGCTGGCTCGCCTACATCACGATCATCTGCCTCCTCTTCCTCGGGGGCATCTTCACGGGAGTGTACCTAGGTCTAGGTCGCTCCTCCGCTGGCCTCGGTAAGCTCGGGACGATCTACGGGCTCATAGAGCGCTACTATGTCGATTCGGTAGACTTCGATAGCCTGCAGGAGCAGGCCCTTCCCCTCATCCTCTCTCAGCTCGACCCGCACTCGGTCTACCTCAATGCCGAGGCCAATCGCCAGGAGACGGAGGGACTCGAAGGCTCCTTCGCAGGGATAGGTGTACAGTTCAATACGCTGCTGGATACCGTCGTCGTCGTCCGAGTGATCGAGGGAGGGCCGAGTGAGCGTGCGGGCCTCAAGCCTGGGGACCGCATCCTCAAGGCAGGGCAGACGAACCTCGTCAAGGACTCCATCACCACCGAGGAGATCATGAAGGCGCTGAAGGGCCCTGAGGATACCGTCGTGCGGCTGCTCATCAAGCGCGGGGTGAAGACCTTTGAGAGCGCTGTCGTGCGCGGTGCGGTGCCTGTCTCGAGCATCGATGCCGCCTATATGATACGTCCGCACGTGCTCTATGTGCGGCTCAATAAGTGGGGCGCGCAGACGCCTCAGGAGTTCCAGCAGGCTTGGGCGGATCACGCATCCGAGGGGATAGAGCGCATTCTGATCGACCTGAGAGACAATGGCGGGGGCTACCTGCAGGCAGCTACGACGCTGCTCAGCGAGTTCCTCGATAAGGGCAACCTCCTCGTCTATAACCAAGGGGCACATTACCCACGTGAGAACTTCACCAGCCCACGCACGGGGCGTCTACGTCAGACGCCCGTGACGGTGCTCGTGAATGAGAATAGCGCCAGCGCCAGCGAGATCTTCTCTGGCGCGATGCAGGACCTAGACCGCGCCCTCATCGTAGGGCGTCGCACCTTCGGCAAGGGGCTGGTCCAGGTGCCCTTCACCCTCTCGGATAGCAGCGTGCTGCGCCTGACCGTAGCCCGCTACTACACCCCCTCGGGGCGTAGCATACAGAAGAGCTATGCCAAGGGACTGGAGGCCTACGCCGAGGACATCGAGGAGCGCTACCTACATGGTGAGCTCTTCTCGGCCGACAGCGTCTCACGTCCCGACACGACCCGCTACTACACGCGCATGGGGCGCGTCGTCTATGGCGGCGGCGGCATCACGCCCGATATCTTCGTCCCCCGCGATAGCACGGGGCTCAATGCCTACTACGTGCGGCTGATGCGCTCGGGGACGCTGATGCGCTTCGCCTTCAGCTACGCCGATGCGCACCGTACGGAGCTCCTGGCGCACCAGACCGCCAGCGCCCTCGACAAGCACCTGCAGGGCATAGGCGACCAGCTGGTCTCCAGCTATGCCGTCTATGCGCAGCGCTACGGAGTACCCCAGCGTCCTGGGATGCTGCTGGAGTGCGCGCCGCTCCTACGCCGTGATCTCATCGCGCTCATC
- a CDS encoding dCMP deaminase family protein: protein MGVSSTKEQDDKQLALDRRYLRMAKIWAENSYCERRKVGALIVKDKSIISDGYNGTPVGFENVCEDEDGLTKHYVLHAEANAITKLASSTQSSIGATVYVTDAPCIECAKLIIQSHIVRVVYSIEYRLRDGIDLLERAGIQVDYIPLEDEA from the coding sequence ATGGGAGTAAGCAGCACCAAGGAGCAGGACGATAAGCAGCTCGCACTCGACCGACGCTATCTGCGTATGGCTAAGATCTGGGCGGAGAACTCCTACTGCGAGCGCCGCAAGGTCGGCGCCCTGATCGTCAAGGATAAGAGCATCATCTCGGACGGCTACAACGGCACGCCCGTGGGATTCGAGAACGTCTGTGAGGATGAGGACGGACTGACGAAGCACTATGTGCTCCATGCCGAGGCCAACGCCATCACCAAGCTCGCCAGCAGCACTCAGAGCAGCATAGGTGCTACCGTCTACGTCACCGATGCCCCCTGTATCGAGTGCGCCAAGCTCATCATCCAGAGCCATATCGTCCGTGTCGTCTACAGCATAGAGTACCGTCTGCGTGACGGGATCGACCTGCTGGAGCGTGCGGGCATCCAGGTGGACTATATCCCGCTCGAGGACGAGGCCTAG